The Hymenobacter chitinivorans DSM 11115 genome contains a region encoding:
- a CDS encoding head GIN domain-containing protein — protein MMQVQGSGVLVSRDYPVSSFTRLHLSIHGTVELLYGPEEKVVVEADDNLLEHLEVVNSGRTLYVTSENKLRAPAFTGLRVTVHLRQLDTLYCACHGNVVSRNTLVAAGPLEVKIHSQGDTTLQLEAPALTVSLACQGNVTLSGAAGDVQIKNAADGYINTRALVAQHLRLRNLGAGNIDVYAEQTINLTHMGAGYLHYAGPAHLTDVRQYGAGDIRHVE, from the coding sequence ATGATGCAAGTCCAAGGCAGCGGCGTGCTGGTCAGCCGCGATTATCCCGTATCCTCCTTCACCCGTTTGCACCTGAGCATTCACGGCACCGTGGAGCTGCTCTACGGCCCGGAAGAAAAAGTCGTGGTGGAAGCCGACGACAACCTGCTCGAACACCTGGAGGTGGTCAACTCGGGGCGGACGCTCTACGTCACGAGCGAAAACAAACTGCGGGCACCCGCTTTCACTGGGCTGCGCGTCACCGTGCATCTGCGCCAGCTCGACACGCTCTACTGCGCCTGCCACGGCAACGTAGTCAGCCGCAATACGCTGGTGGCAGCCGGCCCGCTGGAGGTTAAAATCCACTCCCAGGGCGACACCACCCTGCAGCTCGAAGCGCCGGCCCTTACCGTAAGCCTGGCCTGCCAGGGCAACGTGACGCTTAGCGGCGCTGCCGGCGACGTGCAAATCAAGAATGCGGCGGATGGCTACATCAACACCCGCGCCCTAGTGGCCCAGCACCTGCGCCTGCGCAACCTGGGGGCCGGCAACATCGACGTCTACGCCGAGCAAACCATCAACCTCACGCACATGGGGGCTGGCTACCTGCACTACGCCGGCCCCGCCCACCTGACGGACGTGCGGCAGTACGGCGCCGGCGACATCCGGCACGTGGAGTAG
- a CDS encoding helix-turn-helix transcriptional regulator, whose protein sequence is MPLEVRDAADNTLIHANPHVAQDFDVPELVEQSGELEFAAGRGKLTHWYFDGIRMGHARWHFREYTTQQWRSELDVVHLHFNLRGRVILEHQLLGQPLVMGSYQHNIMYSPGFEGTSRNQELETETFMVQFTRPIFLRLSEQANGVLRRFGERVLEGQPLVLGEQSLTLGLGLHNAIREVLNCRFQGPLKKLFLYAKALEILVLQAEAFEQQQQRPPARFARTEYDQERLLFARDYLIQHLHLPPTLPELARIAGLNEFKLKKGFKEMFGQPVFSYLADYRLTEAEAQLIEGRKTASELAFELGYSSLQHFSAAFKKKFGVSPRGVR, encoded by the coding sequence ATGCCCCTGGAAGTTCGTGATGCTGCTGATAACACCCTGATTCACGCCAACCCCCACGTGGCCCAGGACTTCGACGTGCCCGAGCTGGTGGAGCAGAGCGGGGAGCTGGAATTTGCCGCGGGCCGCGGGAAGCTCACGCACTGGTACTTCGACGGTATTCGGATGGGCCATGCCCGCTGGCACTTCCGGGAGTATACCACCCAGCAGTGGCGCTCCGAACTCGACGTAGTGCACCTGCATTTCAACCTGCGCGGCCGCGTTATTCTGGAGCACCAGCTTCTAGGTCAGCCGCTGGTGATGGGCTCCTACCAGCACAATATCATGTACTCGCCGGGCTTCGAGGGCACGAGCCGCAACCAGGAGCTGGAAACCGAAACCTTCATGGTGCAGTTTACCCGGCCCATCTTCCTGCGCCTGAGTGAGCAAGCCAATGGGGTGTTGCGCCGCTTCGGGGAGCGGGTGCTCGAAGGCCAGCCCTTGGTGCTGGGGGAGCAAAGTCTGACCCTGGGCCTGGGCTTGCACAATGCCATTCGGGAGGTGCTGAACTGCCGCTTCCAGGGGCCGCTCAAGAAGCTTTTTCTCTACGCCAAAGCCCTCGAAATCCTGGTGCTCCAGGCCGAGGCCTTCGAGCAGCAACAGCAGCGCCCGCCCGCCCGCTTCGCCCGCACCGAGTACGACCAGGAGCGCCTGCTCTTCGCCCGCGACTACCTCATTCAGCACCTGCACCTGCCGCCTACGCTCCCGGAACTGGCCCGCATAGCGGGTCTGAACGAGTTTAAGCTCAAGAAGGGCTTCAAGGAAATGTTTGGCCAGCCGGTGTTCAGCTACCTGGCCGACTACCGCCTAACCGAGGCGGAGGCGCAGTTGATTGAGGGCCGCAAAACGGCCAGTGAACTGGCCTTCGAGCTGGGCTACTCCTCGCTGCAGCACTTCAGCGCCGCGTTCAAGAAAAAGTTTGGCGTGAGTCCGCGCGGAGTGCGCTAA
- a CDS encoding VOC family protein — MMQLGSIALLVPDYDEALGYYVGVLGFTLLEDTDLGQGKRWVRIAPPGAETGLLLAQAQGEAQTGAIGNQSGGRVFLFLHTTDFWADYHRLQARGVQFLEEPRPETYGHVVVFRDVYGNKWDLLEVQRGL; from the coding sequence ATGATGCAGTTAGGTTCTATTGCCTTACTGGTGCCCGACTACGACGAGGCGCTGGGCTATTACGTCGGGGTGCTGGGCTTTACCCTGTTAGAGGATACTGACCTGGGCCAGGGCAAACGGTGGGTGCGCATAGCGCCGCCCGGGGCCGAAACCGGGCTGCTGCTGGCCCAGGCCCAGGGCGAAGCCCAGACCGGAGCCATCGGCAACCAGAGCGGCGGGCGGGTCTTCCTGTTTCTGCACACTACCGACTTCTGGGCCGACTACCACCGACTACAGGCCCGCGGGGTGCAGTTTCTGGAGGAGCCGCGCCCGGAAACCTACGGTCACGTTGTCGTGTTCCGGGACGTGTACGGCAATAAATGGGACCTGCTGGAAGTGCAGCGCGGGCTATGA
- the meaB gene encoding methylmalonyl Co-A mutase-associated GTPase MeaB yields the protein MAKRFSADEYAAGILAGNRMVLSRAITLVESTLPSDQRLAQQVLDQVLPHAGRSVRVGITGVPGVGKSTFIEALGLELLRQGKRLAVLAVDPTSQRSGGSILGDKTRMNQLAAQEQAYIRPSPAGRSLGGVTRSTREAMILCEAAGHDVIFIETVGVGQSETAVHGMVDFFLLLMLAGAGDELQGIKKGIMEMADAVTITKADGQNEIAAKLARREYQNALHLFPLAPSGWNPKVTVSSALTGRGVPEVWQVVEQYVQQTQQSGYFQRRRQEQNLHWLYEAIRQGLEEQFYAKANVQAQLPALRQQVIEGSKSAFGAAAELLSL from the coding sequence TTGGCCAAACGCTTTTCCGCTGACGAGTACGCCGCCGGCATCCTGGCCGGCAACCGGATGGTGCTGAGCCGGGCCATTACGCTAGTCGAAAGCACGCTGCCTTCCGACCAGCGCCTGGCCCAGCAGGTTCTCGACCAAGTGCTGCCCCATGCGGGCCGCTCGGTGCGGGTGGGCATTACGGGCGTGCCGGGCGTGGGCAAGAGCACCTTTATCGAAGCCCTGGGTTTGGAGCTGCTGCGGCAGGGCAAGCGCCTGGCCGTGCTGGCCGTTGACCCGACGAGCCAGCGCAGCGGGGGCAGCATTCTGGGCGACAAAACCCGCATGAACCAGCTGGCGGCCCAGGAGCAGGCTTACATCCGGCCCTCGCCGGCCGGCCGCAGCCTGGGCGGCGTCACGCGCAGCACCCGCGAGGCCATGATTTTGTGCGAAGCCGCCGGCCACGACGTCATCTTCATCGAAACCGTGGGCGTGGGCCAGAGCGAGACGGCCGTGCACGGCATGGTCGATTTCTTCCTGCTGCTGATGCTGGCCGGGGCCGGCGACGAGCTGCAGGGTATCAAGAAGGGCATCATGGAAATGGCCGACGCGGTGACCATTACCAAGGCCGACGGGCAGAACGAAATTGCCGCCAAGCTGGCCCGCCGCGAGTACCAGAATGCGCTGCACCTGTTTCCGCTGGCGCCCTCGGGCTGGAACCCCAAGGTTACCGTTAGCTCGGCCCTCACGGGCCGGGGCGTGCCGGAAGTGTGGCAGGTGGTGGAGCAGTACGTGCAGCAAACCCAGCAGAGTGGCTACTTTCAGCGCCGCCGGCAGGAGCAAAACCTGCACTGGCTCTACGAGGCCATCCGGCAGGGCCTGGAAGAGCAGTTTTACGCCAAGGCCAACGTGCAAGCCCAGTTGCCGGCCTTGCGGCAGCAGGTTATTGAAGGCAGCAAGTCAGCCTTTGGGGCGGCGGCTGAGCTGTTGAGCCTGTAA